A window of Falco cherrug isolate bFalChe1 chromosome 14, bFalChe1.pri, whole genome shotgun sequence genomic DNA:
AAAACAGACCCAAAACAAGATGTGAAATTGTAATTACATGTAGGAAGGAGCAAGAATACACTACTGTGGTtcagcaagcaagcaaaagcCTGAAGACTCAGTTCTCCCAGACTAAGCATCACCAGACAATAAAGCTGCCAGGGTGGTGGATTatgcagaaatacatttatttttactcaaGAATATAGAAGAACACAAACCCATCAATAGGAAAAGCAAGGCTGGCTGACCTTCATAGAGAACCCTGAAGATATTAAATGACTTGTCCATAATGCCTCTTTAATTTGAgaaggaaatacttttattaAGCAATTCATCAACAACGCCTCTTAATTTACTCAGTCACAACTACAGCTTTTAACAGCATGcataaaaaaacctcagaccctataaataatcaaaacaaacccaaaattcTTGCTCTAAATCAACCACACACCAGTGAAGATGTTCAAGCAGACAACTTAAGTCCAAATTAAGAAGTTCACAAAGAGAATGGAGGAACTGCATCTCCCCATAAATTATTTTAGGCTATGAAGGAACTTTCAAAGACCACCCACATTTTAGCCATCTGCCCATAAAAGTAGAATTGCTCAGAAAAgaacttttcctttcctccctaaTTCTACCTCTAACCATCTCAGCTGTTCATCCAGTAACAAGTGAGGCGGAGAGAAGCTGGAGGGTTCAGATTAAAGGACTCTTCCTTCTAAAAGTTGCAAGCAATGATTACACAAAGACACTTGTTCTGCAACCTTCCAACAGTTTAGAAAGAAGCTTCACACAATGAGAACTTTACTCACCAGGCATCACTGATTTGAGAGTCCAAACTTCTGTTACAAAATAGTTTTTTGGCTGACcactcaaaaaaagaaaaggcaattcTAACAACAGAGGGTCAGTTTTGGTACCTTCTTCCCTTCTACCACCTTCAGCATGAAAAGCTTTGCCACGCAAATAGATGCATTTGGTTTTACTAAGAACCAAATCTTTTAAAGTAGCTGATTACATACAGAATTCTCTCTACAGAAAACTTCTGCAGACAGAGAGCAAAAGCATGTTAGTGGGGCTTATAATATAAAGCAGAGAAAGCTAGATTCATTCTTGTTACATATGTGCATCCCAATGCACAGCATCTTCCAGACCCCGTCACTGTACGAGGATGAAGGGCAAGGCACAGAGATGTCTGCACAGGTCTCTTCTGTTTCccctctctcacacacacacaaacagctTCTTTTGTTTGAGAATCAGTAAAGGCACAAGCCTTGGCAGagagctgtgcacacaagcacagctcagcccaaAGCTCACTGTGCTGCTCCTACATCACAAGCAGAATCCAGGACCAGGAAGAGAAGCCAACAGGACTCTGTGGGACACTCCAGGACGCTGACAAGCAGCTCcaaaagcagcactgccagaTCACAGACCTCCCCAGCTGGAAAGAAACCAGCAGCTTACAGTTTGGCCCACGACAGGGCTCCAGGCTTACAAGCAGATGGGGCAGGACTAAACCCAGACTTTTCCCAGCTCTGACTGACATATGGTACCAGCTAGAACCAACGGTGTGTGCTTTAAAGCTTCAGGCCCTTCCCACACTCCCTGGGCGAAGGCACAGGCCCCCATTACCTTCTTAGTTTGCGTCACATGTGTGGCAGCCCCCGCTTTGGGCTTCTGTCCCACATCACTAAGGAAACTGGCCCAAAGAgcatcctctttctttttttcttcttcttctctgtttctttccaccTGCTCTACACTATccacttcctcttcctcctcctcctcattccgctgagccttttcttcctctttctcatcTGGCTCTAGCAAGAgacctcctttcttcctcttcctgaaagcaaatgccaaaaaaaaaaaatataaaaaataatgtatgtatAAAGGTGGTGCTACAACACTATACCACAGCTGAACAGGggtgaaatatttcatatgctCGCCAAGAGGCTCCACCTGGGGCACTCCCCCTCATCTCGGGGGTGAAGCTACTGAAGCACCAGACGATGCTGCTGCGGTGAGGGGAGCCTGGGACAGGCAGCCCCCCGACACGGCTGGCAGGCATGCGGGGGTACCTGTGAGCACACGACGGCCTCCGGGCCCCTGCAGGAAGCGCACGGGGTGGAGAACTTGGCCTGGAGAAGAACCAACCGTAACTAAACTGTATCTATacggggtttttttcctcccaccgAAAAGCGCCTGGCGCCTCACAGGGCTCATCAAAAGGCGCACAGCTGccccgcggggggcgggcggcctGCCAGGCCCGAGGGGCTGCCTGACCCTGACGCTACACCGGCACCAgggccggccccagccccgaggCAGCACCGGGCTAACGCGGGTTCCCCCGCCGAACACCCGGAGGCTGTACAGCACCGGGGGCGGCTCCGGCCGCGGCCCTACCTGctggcggggcggcgggggctccTTCTgccgcggggcggccgcgggctgtccgccgcctcctcccgcACCAGTTCGCTCACGTCGTCCTCGCTGTACTCCGCACCTGCAAGCACAGCAGTGAGCACGGGCaccgggcccgggcccggccgccgccccccgccctccACCGCTCACCTGAGGGCACGTAGTCCTCGTCCTCGGCCGAGGAGTACTCCTCCGAGCCCGACAtggccccagcccctccgcCGCCTCACGCCCGCCGCGCGCCCGCCGCCCAGAGCGCCGCCGCCAGCCTCGGGCGCCCCCTggcggggcgggaggcggccgtGCTTCCCCCACGGCGCCCAGGCCCAGGGAGCAGCGAGGAGAGCCCCGCCAGCGGGCTAGAGCGCCCTTCCGGCCCCGACAGAGAGCCCCGCCCCGCTTGCCCAGGGGGGGCTTCCGCGGCGAGGCCGCTCCCAGCAGTCCTTGCGGCCGGCAGCCGTTCCCATGGCAGCGCGGGAGTGGGGACAAGGCCCCGCTGCCCGGGCGCTCCCCCGGCGGGCGGCGGTTGGCAAAGGCTTCTGTCCGTCATCGCACAGCGCTTCCCATTGGCTAGGACGGGCGGAAGGGGGCGGGCGGAAGAGGAGGCAGCggatggcggcggcgggcccggcgcgGGGATGGAGGGCGGCgagccgggcggcggcgggggactCCTGCAGCAAATCCTCAGCCTCCGCCTGGTGCCCCGCGTGGGCAACGGCACCACCACCTACTCCAGCCCCCTCTCCACCTTCCCAGGTACCCTCGGCGCCGCCGGGCCTGCTGGGAGCGGGCCCTGCTGCCGCCCCCGCCGGCGGCCTGCGGGCCCCGAGCCGGCCTCACGGCCCTTCTCTCCACAGAGATGTGGTATGGCGTCTTCCTCTGGGCTCTCgtctcctccctctccttccacGTCCCGGCCGCTTTGCTAGCGCTCTTCACGCTCAGGCATCACAAGTACGGCAGGTTCATGTCCGTGAGCCTCCTGCTGATGGGCATCGTGGGACCCATCACCGCCGGCATCCTGACAAGTACGGTAGATGCTCGAAAATACCGGCCGGGTGGTCTGTAGTCATTGGAGGTTGCCTTTGGGAGCACGGCGA
This region includes:
- the CFDP1 gene encoding craniofacial development protein 1 isoform X5, with translation MSGSEEYSSAEDEDYVPSGAEYSEDDVSELVREEAADSPRPPRGRRSPRRPASRKRKKGGLLLEPDEKEEEKAQRNEEEEEEEVDSVEQVERNREEEEKKKEDALWASFLSDVGQKPKAGAATHVTQTKKAEEEKSGNKLQEKPKDSVKVTITKTFDFAGEEVRVTKEVDSNSKEAKSFLKQQEKWQSASPASLPTVSGRAGWEVGSTAVQGVLSCLRGTGTLWSALIPSCSTTCRAHMPG
- the CFDP1 gene encoding craniofacial development protein 1 isoform X4, coding for MSGSEEYSSAEDEDYVPSGAEYSEDDVSELVREEAADSPRPPRGRRSPRRPASRKRKKGGLLLEPDEKEEEKAQRNEEEEEEEVDSVEQVERNREEEEKKKEDALWASFLSDVGQKPKAGAATHVTQTKKAEEEKSGNKLQEKPKDSVKVTITKTFDFAGEEVRVTKEVDSNSKEAKSFLKQQEKWQSASPASLPTVSGRAGWEVGSTAVQGVLSCLRGTGTLWSALIPSCSTTCRAHMPGAVLCQEGL
- the TMEM170A gene encoding transmembrane protein 170A isoform X2, with product MEGGEPGGGGGLLQQILSLRLVPRVGNGTTTYSSPLSTFPEMWYGVFLWALVSSLSFHVPAALLALFTLRHHKYGRFMSVSLLLMGIVGPITAGILTSCGVEDLVMRACPKPPQPPHLLEASAEFPHQFTHCHQRALVTG
- the TMEM170A gene encoding transmembrane protein 170A isoform X1, giving the protein MEGGEPGGGGGLLQQILSLRLVPRVGNGTTTYSSPLSTFPEMWYGVFLWALVSSLSFHVPAALLALFTLRHHKYGRFMSVSLLLMGIVGPITAGILTSAAIAGVYRAAGKKMIPFEALILGVGQTFCVVVVSFLRILATL